A single Pogoniulus pusillus isolate bPogPus1 chromosome 27, bPogPus1.pri, whole genome shotgun sequence DNA region contains:
- the TTLL1 gene encoding polyglutamylase complex subunit TTLL1 isoform X1, which translates to MAGKVKWVTDIEKSVLINNFEKRGWIQVAENEDWNFYWMSVQTIRNVFSVETGYRLSDDQIVNHFPNHYELTRKDLMVKNIKRYRKELEKEGSPLAEKDENGKYIYLDFVPITFMLPADYNLFVEEFRKNPSSTWIMKPCGKAQGKGIFLINKLSQIKKWSRDSKTSSFVSQSSKEAYVISLYINNPLLIGGKKFDLRLYVLVSTYRPLRCYMYKLGFCRFCTVKYTPSTSELDNMFVHLTNVAIQKHGDDYNHIHGGKWTVSNLRLYLESTRGKEVTNKLFDEIHWIIVQSLKAVAPVMNNDKHCFECYGYDIIIDDKLKPWLIEVNASPSLTSSTANDRILKYNLINDTLNIAVPNGEIPDCKWNKSPPKEVLGNYEVLYDEEMAQSDGHDRELRSRSGQSTGVKGNRARDSGKPVLTTWK; encoded by the exons ATGGCAGGAAAAGTAAAGTGGGTAACTGACATTGAAAAATCTGTTCTAATAAACAACTTtgaaaaaagaggctggatTCAGGTGGCAGAAAATGAAGACTGGAATTTTTATTG GATGAGTGTGCAAACAATCAGAAATGTTTTCAGTGTGGAAACTGGTTACCGCCTCTCTGACGATCAAATTGTCAATCATTTCCCAAACCACTATGAGCTGACCAGAAAAGATTTGATGGTAAAGAATATCAAGCGCTATAGGAAAGAGCTTGAGAAAGAAGGAAGCCCTCTTGCAGAAAAGGATGAAAATGGGAAATACATTTATTTGG ATTTTGTTCCCATTACTTTCATGCTTCCTGCTGATTACAATCTCTTTGTTGAAGAATTCAGAAAAAATCCCTCCAGCACTTGGATTATGAAGCCTTGTGGCAAAGCTCAAGGAAAAGGGATATTTCTAATCAATAAACTCTCCCAAATTAAAAAATGGTCTCGAGATAGCAAGACATCTTC GTTTGTCTCTCAGTCTTCCAAAGAGGCCTATGTGATTTCTCTTTACATCAACAATCCCTTACTTATTGGTGGAAAGAAGTTTGATCTCCGTCTGTACGTTTTAGTATCTACTTACCGTCCACTGAGATGCTACAT GTATAAACTTGGGTTTTGCCGGTTTTGCACAGTAAAATACACACCAAGCACAAGTGAACTGGATAACATGTTTGTACACCTTACAAACGTTGCCATTCAGAAACATGGG GATGATTACAATCATATCCATGGAGGCAagtggacagtgagtaacttaCGCCTCTATCTGGAGAGCACCCGTGGAAAGGAGGTCACAAACAAGTTATTTGATGAGATTCATTGGATAATTGTGCAGTCACTAAAGGCTGTTGCG CCTGTAATGAATAATGATAAACACTGCTTTGAGTGTTATGGATATGACATCATCATTGACGACAAGCTTAAGCCATGGTTAATTGAG GTTAATGCTTCCCCTTCTCTTACTTCCAGTACTGCTAATGATCGCATCTTGAAGTATAATCTTATTAATGACACCCTTAACATTGCTGTGCCTAATGGAGAAATTCCAGACTGTAAATGGAATAAATCTCCACCAAAAGAGGTTCTTGGCAATTATGAAGTCTT GTATGATGAAGAGATGGCGCAAAGCGATGGGCATGATCGTGAGTTGCGAAGTCGTTCTGGGCAGTCCACTGGAGTAAAAGGGAATCGTGCAAGAGATTCAGGAAAGCCTGTGCTAACCACCTGGAAgtga
- the TTLL1 gene encoding polyglutamylase complex subunit TTLL1 isoform X2 has protein sequence MAGKVKWVTDIEKSVLINNFEKRGWIQVAENEDWNFYWMSVQTIRNVFSVETGYRLSDDQIVNHFPNHYELTRKDLMVKNIKRYRKELEKEGSPLAEKDENGKYIYLDFVPITFMLPADYNLFVEEFRKNPSSTWIMKPCGKAQGKGIFLINKLSQIKKWSRDSKTSSFVSQSSKEAYVISLYINNPLLIGGKKFDLRLYKLGFCRFCTVKYTPSTSELDNMFVHLTNVAIQKHGDDYNHIHGGKWTVSNLRLYLESTRGKEVTNKLFDEIHWIIVQSLKAVAPVMNNDKHCFECYGYDIIIDDKLKPWLIEVNASPSLTSSTANDRILKYNLINDTLNIAVPNGEIPDCKWNKSPPKEVLGNYEVLYDEEMAQSDGHDRELRSRSGQSTGVKGNRARDSGKPVLTTWK, from the exons ATGGCAGGAAAAGTAAAGTGGGTAACTGACATTGAAAAATCTGTTCTAATAAACAACTTtgaaaaaagaggctggatTCAGGTGGCAGAAAATGAAGACTGGAATTTTTATTG GATGAGTGTGCAAACAATCAGAAATGTTTTCAGTGTGGAAACTGGTTACCGCCTCTCTGACGATCAAATTGTCAATCATTTCCCAAACCACTATGAGCTGACCAGAAAAGATTTGATGGTAAAGAATATCAAGCGCTATAGGAAAGAGCTTGAGAAAGAAGGAAGCCCTCTTGCAGAAAAGGATGAAAATGGGAAATACATTTATTTGG ATTTTGTTCCCATTACTTTCATGCTTCCTGCTGATTACAATCTCTTTGTTGAAGAATTCAGAAAAAATCCCTCCAGCACTTGGATTATGAAGCCTTGTGGCAAAGCTCAAGGAAAAGGGATATTTCTAATCAATAAACTCTCCCAAATTAAAAAATGGTCTCGAGATAGCAAGACATCTTC GTTTGTCTCTCAGTCTTCCAAAGAGGCCTATGTGATTTCTCTTTACATCAACAATCCCTTACTTATTGGTGGAAAGAAGTTTGATCTCCGTCT GTATAAACTTGGGTTTTGCCGGTTTTGCACAGTAAAATACACACCAAGCACAAGTGAACTGGATAACATGTTTGTACACCTTACAAACGTTGCCATTCAGAAACATGGG GATGATTACAATCATATCCATGGAGGCAagtggacagtgagtaacttaCGCCTCTATCTGGAGAGCACCCGTGGAAAGGAGGTCACAAACAAGTTATTTGATGAGATTCATTGGATAATTGTGCAGTCACTAAAGGCTGTTGCG CCTGTAATGAATAATGATAAACACTGCTTTGAGTGTTATGGATATGACATCATCATTGACGACAAGCTTAAGCCATGGTTAATTGAG GTTAATGCTTCCCCTTCTCTTACTTCCAGTACTGCTAATGATCGCATCTTGAAGTATAATCTTATTAATGACACCCTTAACATTGCTGTGCCTAATGGAGAAATTCCAGACTGTAAATGGAATAAATCTCCACCAAAAGAGGTTCTTGGCAATTATGAAGTCTT GTATGATGAAGAGATGGCGCAAAGCGATGGGCATGATCGTGAGTTGCGAAGTCGTTCTGGGCAGTCCACTGGAGTAAAAGGGAATCGTGCAAGAGATTCAGGAAAGCCTGTGCTAACCACCTGGAAgtga
- the TTLL1 gene encoding polyglutamylase complex subunit TTLL1 isoform X3 encodes MSVQTIRNVFSVETGYRLSDDQIVNHFPNHYELTRKDLMVKNIKRYRKELEKEGSPLAEKDENGKYIYLDFVPITFMLPADYNLFVEEFRKNPSSTWIMKPCGKAQGKGIFLINKLSQIKKWSRDSKTSSFVSQSSKEAYVISLYINNPLLIGGKKFDLRLYVLVSTYRPLRCYMYKLGFCRFCTVKYTPSTSELDNMFVHLTNVAIQKHGDDYNHIHGGKWTVSNLRLYLESTRGKEVTNKLFDEIHWIIVQSLKAVAPVMNNDKHCFECYGYDIIIDDKLKPWLIEVNASPSLTSSTANDRILKYNLINDTLNIAVPNGEIPDCKWNKSPPKEVLGNYEVLYDEEMAQSDGHDRELRSRSGQSTGVKGNRARDSGKPVLTTWK; translated from the exons ATGAGTGTGCAAACAATCAGAAATGTTTTCAGTGTGGAAACTGGTTACCGCCTCTCTGACGATCAAATTGTCAATCATTTCCCAAACCACTATGAGCTGACCAGAAAAGATTTGATGGTAAAGAATATCAAGCGCTATAGGAAAGAGCTTGAGAAAGAAGGAAGCCCTCTTGCAGAAAAGGATGAAAATGGGAAATACATTTATTTGG ATTTTGTTCCCATTACTTTCATGCTTCCTGCTGATTACAATCTCTTTGTTGAAGAATTCAGAAAAAATCCCTCCAGCACTTGGATTATGAAGCCTTGTGGCAAAGCTCAAGGAAAAGGGATATTTCTAATCAATAAACTCTCCCAAATTAAAAAATGGTCTCGAGATAGCAAGACATCTTC GTTTGTCTCTCAGTCTTCCAAAGAGGCCTATGTGATTTCTCTTTACATCAACAATCCCTTACTTATTGGTGGAAAGAAGTTTGATCTCCGTCTGTACGTTTTAGTATCTACTTACCGTCCACTGAGATGCTACAT GTATAAACTTGGGTTTTGCCGGTTTTGCACAGTAAAATACACACCAAGCACAAGTGAACTGGATAACATGTTTGTACACCTTACAAACGTTGCCATTCAGAAACATGGG GATGATTACAATCATATCCATGGAGGCAagtggacagtgagtaacttaCGCCTCTATCTGGAGAGCACCCGTGGAAAGGAGGTCACAAACAAGTTATTTGATGAGATTCATTGGATAATTGTGCAGTCACTAAAGGCTGTTGCG CCTGTAATGAATAATGATAAACACTGCTTTGAGTGTTATGGATATGACATCATCATTGACGACAAGCTTAAGCCATGGTTAATTGAG GTTAATGCTTCCCCTTCTCTTACTTCCAGTACTGCTAATGATCGCATCTTGAAGTATAATCTTATTAATGACACCCTTAACATTGCTGTGCCTAATGGAGAAATTCCAGACTGTAAATGGAATAAATCTCCACCAAAAGAGGTTCTTGGCAATTATGAAGTCTT GTATGATGAAGAGATGGCGCAAAGCGATGGGCATGATCGTGAGTTGCGAAGTCGTTCTGGGCAGTCCACTGGAGTAAAAGGGAATCGTGCAAGAGATTCAGGAAAGCCTGTGCTAACCACCTGGAAgtga